The sequence AGATGCGACAGATTGTCGGGACTCTGCACAGACAGTTTGTTGCtgaggtaaagaaaaaacagagccATCAACGCCACGAAGGCTGCAATGGAAGACAAAACACCCAGAAGTTCAGGGGAAACTGGAAGACAAGAGGAGAACAgacaagaaaaagagaaagacaacaagaaaaaaattttagaaaaatgaaacactgcagtgaaaaaaaaaaagaattacaccaaatctttttaaaaaaccgGAAAATCTTAGACCTGAGCAACAAACCTGAGTTACTCTAAAAACAATCATCTAttgataatttattatttaaaaaaaaaaaaaaaaacagctcacaCTGAAATCAGTCTAAAGTTTTCAGACAAAATGGTGAGCATTAGCTGCTGTGAGCAGAATCAACCATTATTCCTCTTACTTCATAGGCAGACATAAGCCACGGCGGTGTATGTAGGCCATCCACACTCCATGTAACCAAGCAGGCAGCCCTGTGCTATTTTTACTAGAGTCTCAAAGGAGCAGTATCTAACAGAAA is a genomic window of Poecilia reticulata strain Guanapo linkage group LG21, Guppy_female_1.0+MT, whole genome shotgun sequence containing:
- the LOC103457378 gene encoding synaptotagmin-14-like, which codes for MAIDGGGRNCGAHELICARRVSPELLGVLSSIAAFVALMALFFLYLSNKLSVQSPDNLSHLNGQKNPHQVLLMR